One window of Alteriqipengyuania lutimaris genomic DNA carries:
- a CDS encoding NAD-dependent epimerase/dehydratase family protein — MTLALTGGTGFVGQAVLDLLEGKGERVRVLARKVPQSRRGVRWVEGTLNESFKLAHLVSDAECVIHIAGLTRSTNPDHFEIVNVTGTLNVVEAAVRAGAKRLVFVSSLAAREPDLSAYGLSKRRAETIVAASGLDWTIVRPPGVYGPRDTDYLEMFRAARKGVLPVPAGGRSSMIHVRDLARLLLALREGGEGITHEIFEPDDGRTGGWTHGDLARSIGSAVGTKVYPVPLPGFALHAAAMADEKIRGRNARLTRDRAGYLAHSDWTVAPERAVPRDIWQPQILTREGLRETAQWYREAGML; from the coding sequence ATGACCCTCGCGCTGACGGGAGGGACCGGGTTCGTCGGGCAGGCGGTGCTCGATCTGCTGGAAGGCAAGGGCGAGCGGGTACGGGTCCTGGCGCGCAAGGTGCCCCAGAGCCGCCGAGGCGTCCGCTGGGTGGAAGGGACGCTCAACGAATCCTTCAAGCTCGCGCATCTGGTCTCCGATGCCGAATGCGTGATCCATATCGCCGGGCTGACCCGCAGTACGAACCCCGACCATTTCGAGATCGTCAACGTCACCGGCACATTGAACGTGGTGGAAGCCGCGGTGCGGGCGGGGGCCAAGCGGCTGGTCTTCGTATCCTCGCTCGCCGCGCGCGAGCCCGATCTGTCCGCCTATGGCCTGTCGAAACGGCGTGCCGAAACCATCGTTGCGGCGAGCGGACTCGACTGGACGATCGTGCGCCCACCCGGCGTCTACGGCCCGCGCGACACCGATTACCTCGAGATGTTCCGCGCCGCGAGGAAAGGCGTCCTTCCGGTCCCGGCCGGTGGGCGCAGTTCGATGATCCACGTGCGCGACCTTGCGCGCCTGCTGCTCGCGCTGCGCGAAGGCGGGGAAGGGATCACGCATGAGATTTTCGAACCCGACGACGGGCGGACCGGCGGCTGGACGCACGGCGATCTGGCGCGGAGCATCGGCTCGGCCGTCGGCACCAAGGTGTATCCCGTGCCGCTGCCCGGTTTCGCGCTGCATGCTGCAGCGATGGCGGACGAGAAGATTCGCGGCCGCAACGCACGCCTCACGCGCGACCGTGCGGGCTATCTCGCGCATAGCGACTGGACGGTCGCGCCCGAGCGCGCGGTGCCCAGGGATATCTGGCAACCCCAGATATTGACCCGCGAGGGCCTGCGCGAAACCGCGCAATGGTATCGCGAAGCGGGGATGCT
- a CDS encoding tetratricopeptide repeat protein — MTGRYKLTRTAMPVLVLALAGFAAPATAQSGDTVSRAVVQPLPPAASDDLNEALMRLARDRRDVDALIAAGLASLQLGDSDAAIGFFGRARELSPQNPRISEGMAAAYVRGGRPVEALKLFEEAEQAGISSGSLWADRGLAYDLVGQNSAAQTAYRRALSLEDDAEVRQRLALSHAIAGERQPFEDTLKPMLDARDFAAYRTRAFGLAVLGDADEAIEIARAVMPRDLAGRLEPYLRFMPRLTKSQQAAAANLGIYPSAARIGRDDPRIASAAGGVAGPGAPDTGLEPRGAPLGEGPAIQVARRPVRDLSDPLRRTILREPVARAAIAIPPPTPTPTPTPTPTSTPAPAPTPAPTQAPAGATEVRMAQSDAASAPIGPTASDPVPLAAANLGQPESRGADPVTFDLADSRPAQAAPTPAPAASPPSGASAPLDLAEAFADFAEPTAVAVAGEDVVDISAIEPVREEAAPPPAPAPRRIWLQIGVGQNRGLLRNDWRLKYRKFDVLKDKGPFVTPMGQTNRLLAGPFDNQAQAREALNALAAEDVDSFIWTSAEGQQIDELR, encoded by the coding sequence ATGACGGGACGGTACAAGCTAACGCGCACCGCGATGCCGGTGCTGGTGCTCGCGCTTGCAGGGTTCGCTGCCCCCGCGACGGCGCAATCGGGCGATACCGTGTCGCGGGCGGTGGTGCAGCCGCTGCCGCCCGCCGCGTCCGACGATCTCAACGAAGCGCTGATGCGCCTCGCGCGCGACCGGCGCGATGTCGACGCGCTGATTGCGGCCGGGCTCGCCTCGCTCCAGCTCGGCGATTCCGACGCGGCGATTGGCTTCTTCGGGCGCGCCAGGGAATTGTCCCCCCAGAACCCGCGTATTTCGGAAGGCATGGCCGCCGCCTATGTGCGCGGCGGACGGCCGGTCGAAGCGCTGAAGCTGTTCGAGGAGGCCGAACAGGCCGGGATCAGCAGCGGCTCGCTGTGGGCCGATCGCGGCCTCGCCTATGATCTGGTCGGGCAGAACAGCGCGGCGCAAACGGCCTATCGCCGTGCGCTTTCGCTCGAGGACGACGCCGAGGTGCGGCAGCGACTGGCCTTGAGTCATGCCATCGCGGGCGAGCGCCAGCCGTTCGAGGACACGCTCAAGCCCATGCTCGATGCGCGCGATTTTGCCGCCTACCGTACCCGGGCCTTCGGTCTGGCGGTGCTGGGCGACGCGGACGAGGCGATCGAGATCGCCCGCGCCGTCATGCCGCGCGACCTCGCCGGGCGGCTGGAGCCTTACCTGCGCTTCATGCCGCGGCTGACCAAGTCGCAGCAGGCCGCCGCCGCCAATCTCGGCATCTACCCTTCCGCCGCCCGCATCGGTCGCGACGATCCGCGTATCGCAAGCGCGGCGGGCGGCGTGGCCGGACCGGGCGCTCCCGATACTGGCTTGGAACCGCGTGGAGCACCGCTCGGCGAGGGACCGGCCATACAGGTCGCCCGGCGACCGGTACGCGATCTGAGCGACCCGCTGCGGCGCACGATCCTGCGTGAGCCCGTTGCCCGCGCAGCGATCGCGATTCCGCCCCCCACACCCACACCCACACCCACACCCACACCCACATCCACACCCGCTCCGGCACCGACGCCCGCACCGACGCAAGCGCCTGCCGGTGCGACCGAGGTTCGGATGGCACAAAGCGACGCGGCATCCGCGCCCATCGGGCCGACCGCCTCCGATCCCGTGCCGCTGGCCGCGGCGAATCTCGGCCAGCCCGAATCGCGGGGCGCGGACCCGGTTACTTTCGATCTCGCCGATTCGCGTCCCGCCCAAGCTGCGCCGACGCCAGCTCCGGCAGCATCGCCGCCGTCCGGCGCATCGGCTCCGCTCGACCTTGCCGAGGCCTTTGCCGATTTCGCCGAGCCGACCGCGGTCGCGGTCGCCGGAGAGGACGTGGTCGACATCAGCGCGATCGAGCCCGTGCGCGAAGAGGCTGCGCCCCCGCCGGCGCCCGCGCCGCGGCGTATCTGGCTCCAGATCGGCGTCGGGCAGAATCGCGGACTGCTGCGCAATGACTGGCGGCTCAAATACCGCAAGTTCGACGTGCTGAAGGACAAGGGCCCCTTCGTGACCCCCATGGGGCAGACCAACCGGCTGCTCGCCGGGCCGTTCGACAATCAGGCGCAGGCGCGCGAAGCGCTGAACGCGCTCGCGGCGGAGGATGTCGATTCCTTCATCTGGACCAGCGCCGAAGGCCAGCAGATCGACGAATTGCGCTGA
- a CDS encoding Bax inhibitor-1/YccA family protein — protein sequence MADWDDRTRQGFGSVPRAGGDVASRTTYDAGLRKYMLSIYNYMTSGVLLTGIVALLTAQSGLAYTFASGPLMWIVALSPLAIVFAMSFGAQKFSQGTLQLMFWGFAFLMGLSLSTIFLVYTGGSIAATFFATAGAFAGLSLFGYTTKKDLSAWGSFLIMGVIGIVIAMVINIFLQSAALELAVSILGVLIFAGLTAYDTQRLKNDYQRLRGTSWEGKSIILGALSLYLDFINMFLFLLRFMGAARE from the coding sequence ATGGCTGATTGGGACGACCGCACACGGCAGGGTTTCGGCTCCGTGCCGCGCGCCGGGGGTGATGTCGCCTCGCGCACGACCTACGACGCGGGTCTGCGCAAGTACATGCTCTCGATTTACAACTACATGACCTCGGGCGTGCTGCTGACCGGCATCGTCGCCCTGCTGACCGCGCAGAGCGGGCTGGCCTACACCTTCGCATCCGGTCCGCTGATGTGGATCGTGGCATTGTCGCCGCTGGCGATCGTCTTCGCGATGAGCTTCGGTGCGCAGAAGTTCAGCCAGGGCACGCTGCAGCTGATGTTCTGGGGCTTCGCCTTCCTGATGGGTCTGTCGCTCTCGACGATCTTCCTCGTCTACACGGGCGGATCGATCGCGGCGACCTTCTTCGCAACGGCCGGTGCCTTCGCGGGTCTGAGCCTGTTCGGCTACACGACCAAGAAGGACCTGTCCGCCTGGGGCAGCTTCCTGATCATGGGCGTGATCGGCATCGTCATCGCGATGGTGATCAACATCTTCCTGCAGTCGGCGGCGCTCGAACTCGCGGTGAGCATCCTCGGCGTGCTGATCTTCGCCGGGCTGACCGCCTACGATACGCAGCGGCTCAAGAACGATTACCAGCGCCTGCGTGGCACCAGCTGGGAAGGCAAGTCGATCATTCTCGGGGCGCTGAGCCTCTACCTCGACTTCATCAACATGTTCCTGTTCCTGCTGCGCTTTATGGGCGCCGCCCGCGAGTAA
- the obgE gene encoding GTPase ObgE — translation MHFLDQAKIYLKSGAGGPGAVSFRREKYIEYGGPDGGNGGKGGDIVFEAVPGLNTLIDFRYSQHFKASRGGHGMGRDRTGKGAGELVVKVPVGTQVLSEDKEEVLADFTEVGQRITLLEGGMGGRGNASYKTSTNRAPRQHQPGEPGEEMWVWLRLKLLADVGLVGLPNAGKSTFINQVTNARAKVGDYAFTTLVPKLGVVRHKGRDFVLADIPGLIEGAAEGAGIGDRFLGHIERCRVLIHLIDIAGDDPVEAMRTVEGELEAYGEGLVDKPRIVALNKLDLADSELGDAFADELKAAGADAVYPVSGVTGQGVEALLDAVLGYLPEVTNLENESGSGTEEDGADGSEDDDGEGESSWSPI, via the coding sequence ATGCATTTTCTCGATCAGGCCAAGATTTATCTTAAGTCCGGCGCGGGCGGTCCCGGGGCCGTCAGCTTCCGGCGTGAGAAATATATCGAATATGGCGGACCCGACGGCGGTAATGGCGGCAAGGGGGGCGATATCGTCTTCGAAGCCGTGCCCGGCCTCAATACGCTGATCGATTTCCGCTACTCGCAGCATTTCAAGGCATCGCGCGGCGGCCACGGCATGGGGCGCGATCGCACCGGCAAGGGCGCGGGCGAGCTGGTGGTGAAGGTGCCGGTGGGCACGCAGGTCCTGTCCGAAGACAAGGAAGAGGTGCTCGCCGACTTTACCGAGGTCGGCCAGCGTATCACGCTGCTCGAAGGCGGCATGGGCGGGCGCGGCAACGCGAGCTACAAGACCAGCACCAACCGCGCCCCGCGCCAGCACCAGCCGGGCGAACCGGGCGAGGAAATGTGGGTCTGGCTGCGGCTCAAGCTGCTCGCCGACGTCGGACTCGTCGGCCTGCCCAATGCGGGCAAATCGACCTTCATCAACCAGGTGACCAACGCGCGCGCCAAGGTGGGCGACTACGCCTTCACCACGCTGGTGCCCAAGCTGGGCGTGGTGCGCCACAAGGGCCGCGATTTCGTGCTCGCGGACATTCCCGGCCTGATCGAAGGCGCGGCGGAGGGCGCAGGGATCGGCGACCGCTTCTTGGGCCATATCGAGCGGTGCCGCGTGCTGATCCACCTGATCGACATCGCGGGCGACGATCCGGTCGAGGCCATGCGCACGGTCGAGGGCGAACTGGAAGCTTACGGAGAGGGCCTCGTGGACAAGCCGCGCATCGTGGCGCTCAACAAGCTGGATCTGGCCGATAGCGAACTTGGCGATGCCTTTGCGGATGAGCTCAAGGCGGCGGGCGCGGACGCGGTCTATCCCGTGTCCGGCGTGACCGGGCAGGGCGTGGAGGCGCTGCTCGACGCTGTGCTTGGCTACCTGCCCGAGGTTACCAACCTCGAAAACGAAAGCGGCAGCGGAACCGAGGAAGACGGGGCCGACGGTTCGGAAGACGACGATGGGGAGGGCGAAAGCTCTTGGTCGCCGATCTGA
- a CDS encoding type III secretion system chaperone family protein → MATALKEPIGSQYGAPMDMLAALFDARGWPLDTHAEEELGGEVQGAWVKYQVRAVLRPEDGVLQLICLPDIRVGKEQLAAAYELLGLANEQVWLGHFDIWSHGRVLVYRHGAMLSDDGMLSLGQAQALIENAVDECDRFYPAFQFVLWGNKSPADALEAALIDAMGEA, encoded by the coding sequence ATGGCAACCGCTCTGAAAGAACCCATCGGCAGCCAGTACGGCGCGCCGATGGACATGCTGGCCGCGCTGTTCGACGCGCGCGGCTGGCCGCTCGACACGCATGCGGAGGAAGAGCTGGGTGGCGAAGTGCAGGGCGCCTGGGTGAAATACCAGGTTCGCGCGGTGCTGCGGCCCGAGGACGGCGTGCTCCAGCTGATCTGCCTGCCCGATATCCGCGTGGGGAAAGAGCAGCTTGCAGCCGCTTACGAATTGCTGGGGCTCGCCAACGAACAGGTCTGGCTCGGCCATTTCGACATCTGGAGCCACGGCCGCGTGCTGGTCTACCGCCATGGTGCGATGCTGTCGGACGACGGGATGCTCAGCCTTGGACAGGCGCAGGCCCTGATCGAGAATGCAGTCGACGAATGCGATCGCTTCTATCCTGCCTTCCAGTTCGTGCTGTGGGGCAACAAGAGCCCGGCGGACGCGCTGGAAGCGGCGCTGATCGACGCGATGGGCGAGGCGTGA